In Flammeovirgaceae bacterium 311, one DNA window encodes the following:
- a CDS encoding hypothetical protein (COG3668 Plasmid stabilization system protein), which translates to MKIKITKGFRDKLNAQVEYIAKDKPAAARKFKNDIISRIKGIPAKPYIYRKSIFFDREDIRDLIFKGYVVVYKINEGSQTLEVFGFTKWQEDPFKE; encoded by the coding sequence ATGAAGATTAAAATCACCAAGGGCTTCAGAGATAAACTGAATGCTCAAGTGGAATACATAGCAAAAGACAAGCCTGCTGCTGCTCGAAAGTTCAAGAATGATATCATCAGCAGGATCAAAGGAATACCTGCAAAGCCATACATCTATAGAAAGTCCATTTTCTTCGATCGGGAAGACATCAGAGACTTAATCTTCAAAGGATATGTAGTGGTTTATAAGATTAACGAGGGGTCACAAACACTTGAGGTTTTTGGATTTACTAAGTGGCAGGAAGACCCTTTCAAAGAATAA